The following coding sequences are from one Caloenas nicobarica isolate bCalNic1 chromosome 25, bCalNic1.hap1, whole genome shotgun sequence window:
- the LOC135998330 gene encoding olfactory receptor 14J1-like, producing MSNSSSITQFLLLAFDSWELQLLHFWLFLGIYLAALLGNGLIITTIACDQHLHMPMYFFLLNLALLDLGCISTTVPKSMANSLWDTRNISYTGCAAQLFFFFFCTTAEYSLLTIMSYDRYIAICKPLHYGTLLGSRGCVHMAAAAWASGFLNALLHTANTFSLPLCNGNAVDQFFCETPQIFKLSCSHFYLRVLWFIVVGVCLAFGCFVFIVLSYVQIFRAVLRIPSEQGRHKAFSTCLPHLAVVSLFVSTAMFSYLKPPSISSPSLNLVVSVLYSLVPPAVNPLIYSMRNQELKGALRKLMTGAFKKI from the coding sequence atgtccaacagcagctccatcacccagttcctcctcctggcattcgactcatgggagctgcagctcttgcacttctggctcttcctgggcatctacctggctgccctcctgggcaacggcctcatcatcaccaccatagcctgtgaccagcacctccacatgcccatgtacttcttcctcctcaacctcgccctccttgacctgggctgcatctccaccactgtccccaagtccatggccaactctctgtgggataccaggaACATCTCCTatacaggatgtgctgcccagctcttttttttctttttctgtactacagcagaatattcacttctcaccatcatgtcctacgaccgctacattgccatctgcaaacccctgcactacgggaccctcctgggcagcagaggttgtgtccacatggcagcagctgcctgggccagtgggtttctcaatgctttgctgcacacagccaatacattttcactaccGCTTTGCAatggcaatgctgtggaccagttcttctgtgaaaccCCACAGATtttcaagctctcctgctcacattTCTACCTCAGAGTTCTCTGGTTTATTGTGGTTGGTGTCTGTTtagcatttgggtgttttgtcttcatcgtgctgtcctatgtgcagatcttcagggctgtgctgaggatcccctctgagcagggacggcacaaagccttttccacgtgcctccctcacctggccgtggtctccctgtttgtcagcactgccatgttttcctacctgaagcccccctccatctcttccccatccttgaacctggtggtgtctgttctgtactctttggtgcctccagcagtgaaccccctcatctacagcatgaggaaccaggaacTCAAGGGTGCCCTGAGGAAACTAATGActggtgcttttaaaaagatatgA